A DNA window from Acidobacteriota bacterium contains the following coding sequences:
- the atpB gene encoding F0F1 ATP synthase subunit A → MFLLAEEGGHHAPLIVEFINHYLGEPVYHFQKTYTEPMWNKYVFSKFGTTAEKAFGAYTVENAIPWYTIMFVIACLLTVFIVYLLKGKLSEDDPNPGQLTLEAGYLTIKDMIGSIIGDHGARHFPVVATFGILILVSNLMGQFPMFMSPTASVNVTFALGIASFVYYNYVGISENGLFGHIAHFAGPKLPFVMALIITPLIFVIEIISSSIRPFTLGVRLFANMFSDEQVFVQITNLAPPFTHFVVPLILTLLGVFVAFVQAFVFTLLSMIYIGEVSHVPHEHHDDDHAEEHHGEATVAHA, encoded by the coding sequence ATGTTCTTATTAGCTGAAGAGGGCGGTCATCACGCTCCACTGATCGTAGAATTCATTAACCACTACCTCGGTGAGCCGGTTTACCATTTTCAAAAAACGTACACCGAGCCGATGTGGAACAAGTACGTGTTCTCAAAATTCGGCACGACGGCTGAGAAAGCGTTCGGTGCCTACACGGTCGAGAACGCCATACCGTGGTACACGATCATGTTCGTGATCGCGTGTTTGCTGACCGTTTTCATCGTCTATTTGCTCAAGGGCAAGCTTTCTGAAGACGATCCGAACCCGGGCCAGCTCACGCTCGAAGCCGGCTATCTCACGATCAAAGATATGATCGGGAGCATTATCGGCGATCACGGAGCACGCCACTTCCCGGTCGTCGCGACCTTCGGCATCCTGATCCTCGTTTCGAACCTGATGGGCCAGTTCCCGATGTTCATGTCGCCCACCGCTTCGGTGAATGTGACATTTGCACTCGGTATCGCTTCATTCGTTTATTACAACTACGTCGGTATTTCAGAGAATGGGTTATTCGGCCACATCGCGCACTTTGCGGGGCCAAAACTTCCATTCGTGATGGCGCTGATCATTACGCCGCTGATCTTTGTCATTGAGATCATCTCAAGCTCGATCAGGCCGTTCACGCTCGGTGTTCGACTCTTTGCGAACATGTTCTCGGACGAGCAGGTATTCGTGCAGATCACGAACCTTGCTCCGCCCTTTACCCATTTCGTGGTGCCGCTGATACTGACGCTGCTCGGTGTTTTCGTTGCATTCGTTCAGGCATTTGTATTCACACTTCTGTCGATGATCTACATCGGCGAAGTTTCACACGTACCGCATGAACATCACGACGATGACCATGCGGAAGAGCATCACGGCGAAGCCACCGTCGCTCACGCGTAA
- a CDS encoding ATP synthase subunit I — MGENFDPLTTENAPKPIRHGGILAAMAGLVVVMAIAGFTFRGTSFGFGVIFGGVLSFANYLWLDRSTRAIFSQNAMASTGILAAKYILRYAALGGILWLVHSTGAFPIVAVIAGLAAFAFAVVLQGLKNIFKSSL, encoded by the coding sequence ATGGGCGAGAATTTTGATCCGTTGACAACTGAAAATGCACCGAAGCCGATACGTCACGGCGGGATACTGGCCGCCATGGCCGGGCTCGTTGTGGTCATGGCGATAGCCGGATTTACTTTTCGCGGCACATCGTTCGGATTTGGCGTGATTTTTGGCGGCGTTTTGTCGTTTGCCAATTATCTCTGGCTCGACCGCTCAACTCGCGCGATCTTTAGCCAGAACGCTATGGCCTCGACCGGAATTCTGGCGGCGAAATACATTCTCCGCTACGCTGCTCTCGGCGGCATTCTGTGGCTCGTCCACTCGACTGGTGCATTTCCGATCGTCGCCGTGATCGCGGGACTCGCGGCATTTGCATTTGCAGTGGTTTTGCAGGGATTGAAAAATATTTTTAAAAGTTCTTTATAG